One window of Trifolium pratense cultivar HEN17-A07 linkage group LG5, ARS_RC_1.1, whole genome shotgun sequence genomic DNA carries:
- the LOC123885218 gene encoding uncharacterized protein LOC123885218, whose product MKFLLLEEYSCLLCVVCATRILKLPTICFSNVTSGNWNPQCKITITAVVIYILNYIWLSRNNLRFKNIKPNFNSITSLIIANVSLVGNCSRLTAGSSITDFEILKFFKIEIHQSRPAKIVEVLWSPPLNGWYKCNTDGTSMGNPGPAACAGVFRNYKGEFLGCFAKNLGIANALFAEIMGVIIAIECAFEKNWKQLWLECDSKLVVLAFKSPHVIPWQLKNRWLNCITKIKNMSFCISHIYREGNHCADKLASFGLALNDYAWWNISPIIIREDLDRNRLGLPFFRIC is encoded by the exons ATGAAATTCTTGCTGTTAGAGGAATACAGCTGCCTTCTATGTGTTGTTTGTGCAACAAGGATTCTGAAACTACCAACCATCTGTTTCTCGAAT GTCACAAGTGGTAATTGGAACCCTCAATGCAAAATCACAATTACTGCtgttgttatttatatattgaaCTACATTTGGCTTAGTAGAAACAATTTGAGATTCAAAAATATCAAGCcaaatttcaattcaattaCCTCTTTGATAATTGCCAATGTTTCATTAGTTGGTAATTGCTCTAGATTGACTGCTGGTTCTTCTATTactgattttgaaattttgaagttttttaaGATTGAAATTCATCAATCTAGACCTGCTAAAATTGTTGAAGTTTTGTGGTCTCCTCCACTAAATGGATGGTACAAATGCAATACTGACGGAACTTCAATGGGAAATCCAGGGCCAGCTGCTTGTGCTGGAGTTTTTCGAAATTACAAGGGTGAGTTTCTTGGTTGTTTTGCAAAAAATCTTGGAATAGCTAATGCTTTATTTGCTGAAATCATGGGAGTTATTATAGCTATTGAATGTGCTTTTGAGAAAAATTGGAAGCAGCTTTGGTTAGAATGTGATTCTAAGTTAGTTGTTTTAGCCTTCAAATCCCCTCATGTAATTCCTTGGCAATTAAAGAATCGTTGGCTGAATTGCATcacaaagataaaaaatatgagTTTTTGTATCTCTCATATTTATAGGGAAGGGAACCACTGTGCTGATAAACTTGCCTCTTTTGGTCTTGCTTTGAACGATTATGCTTGGTGGAATATTTCTCCTATCATCATTAGAGAGGATCTTGATAGAAATAGGCTCGGCCTCCCGTTTTTTAGAATATGTTAA